A genome region from Maridesulfovibrio salexigens DSM 2638 includes the following:
- a CDS encoding FadR/GntR family transcriptional regulator: protein MDSKNPAKTVHQSVARQIAELIESGNLKKGDKLPAERTLAERFKVSRSSIREAIKSLAQKNLVESRRGDGTYILADMDADIFDAFATAFSDQKKRISDIFQFRRVIEPEIAALAAASMDEETLNRLKVIVCDQQMKAQNGKNTSDLDAQLHLEIAKATGNSIFPEMMQALDRIMDESRSEILQPPKRQQASIIAHFKILEAFENRDPAQARETMRKHIAEVEEAATGRSSSE from the coding sequence ATGGATTCTAAAAACCCAGCCAAAACAGTGCACCAGTCCGTGGCTCGGCAAATTGCCGAACTGATTGAATCCGGCAATCTGAAAAAAGGCGACAAACTGCCTGCGGAGAGGACCTTAGCGGAAAGGTTCAAAGTCTCCAGAAGCTCAATCCGCGAAGCAATAAAGTCACTGGCACAAAAAAATCTGGTCGAAAGCCGCCGCGGGGATGGTACGTACATCCTTGCCGACATGGATGCAGACATATTCGATGCCTTCGCCACAGCTTTCAGCGACCAGAAAAAAAGGATCAGCGACATTTTCCAATTCAGACGTGTTATTGAGCCTGAGATTGCCGCCCTTGCCGCCGCTTCAATGGACGAAGAAACACTCAATCGCTTAAAGGTGATCGTCTGCGATCAACAAATGAAAGCTCAGAACGGTAAGAATACCAGTGATCTCGATGCCCAGCTGCATCTTGAAATTGCCAAAGCCACCGGAAACTCCATTTTCCCGGAAATGATGCAGGCATTGGATCGAATCATGGATGAAAGCCGCAGTGAAATCCTGCAACCGCCAAAACGTCAGCAGGCATCGATCATTGCACATTTCAAAATTCTTGAAGCCTTTGAGAATCGTGATCCGGCTCAGGCCCGGGAAACCATGCGCAAGCATATTGCTGAAGTCGAAGAAGCGGCAACTGGCCGTAGTTCATCAGAATAA
- a CDS encoding M16 family metallopeptidase, whose translation MVPQQNAKAAAAVKGFDFEKLCIFMLLCGVLLMSTGCEVEKIDVNKKAEVAAGLKENESGAAPAVQPAADTAAEKAASAELSDEIKKALASGEGPHVIKLKNGMSILVKEDDRFPLVNVRLFVHAGSSYEEPGQAGISHLLEHMVFKGTETRGPGETAREIESVGGDMNAATSFDYTVYYVEVPENEWKLGMDIVTDMTFNAKIDPEELKSEREVVLSELERGEDNPGSRIFKTLQSIVWKDTSYQWPIIGYRDTVKGISSEDIHAYIDRLYQPQSMLLSVVGKIDPEAVVKEAERLCGSRKSVNPVVPPTAFPVPATGKTTVKVVPGKWNKAYIGAAFPIPGLSSSQIAGLETMCELLGGGETSRLYRKFKYEKRMVDSISVSSLTLERAGMLYVFATLDADKVEEFWKELMIELSSVDFNDFTDREMDRVVINLEDSLFLTKETLSGLASKLGYFQFFEGGQQAEENYLYDLRNITRDQLQQLYDEYFDPTKLAACMLMPEGVEADAQGFEKAVAANWPAKTKAAAQAEAAGPGEAATIELANGSKLVFIPDETLPYTAMSMYWVGGDADLTPEEQGLAAMVSQSLTRGTKSLNATELEDFVSDRAASLGATAGREVFAINAKFPSRFTADMLPLISDLITSPRFAEEELDRAKQDQVSAIKRKEDRPLSLAFRNIFPFLYKDGSYSYFHLGMPENVEKFSRDEIVAYWKKQSSRPFVISICGDYDREALAAFAKDLDGKLVVKDTAVAVPAPHWGVEKDLTMTLPDRNQAHLMVIFPVPGMEDEEATAGLSLLRASLAGQSGLLFRDLRDKQGLGYTVTAFLWQAPKTGFMAFYIGTKPEQLEQAMAGFDKTVKMLKENDLPEDEILRARNILRGEYYQEHQSLLSRSREAASLIVKGFEPNLDQKIIERASKTDAAQVRELINKYIDWDNKYTLTVKP comes from the coding sequence ATGGTCCCTCAACAAAATGCGAAGGCTGCAGCAGCCGTTAAAGGATTTGATTTTGAAAAATTATGTATATTTATGCTGCTTTGCGGGGTGCTTCTGATGAGCACCGGATGCGAAGTGGAAAAGATAGATGTTAATAAAAAGGCCGAGGTAGCCGCCGGATTAAAAGAAAATGAGTCCGGTGCTGCTCCTGCGGTTCAGCCAGCTGCTGATACCGCCGCGGAAAAAGCCGCTTCTGCTGAACTCAGCGATGAGATTAAGAAGGCACTTGCTTCCGGCGAAGGTCCGCACGTGATCAAGCTTAAGAACGGCATGTCCATTCTTGTTAAGGAAGATGATCGTTTTCCTCTGGTCAATGTGCGCCTCTTCGTACATGCCGGATCTTCTTATGAAGAGCCGGGGCAGGCCGGGATCAGCCACCTTCTGGAACATATGGTCTTCAAGGGCACCGAAACCCGTGGTCCCGGTGAGACTGCCCGTGAGATCGAATCCGTGGGCGGCGATATGAATGCCGCAACCAGCTTTGACTACACTGTTTATTACGTGGAAGTTCCTGAGAATGAATGGAAGCTGGGTATGGATATTGTCACTGACATGACCTTCAATGCTAAGATAGATCCTGAGGAACTCAAATCCGAACGTGAAGTTGTTCTTTCTGAGCTGGAGCGGGGAGAGGATAATCCCGGCAGCAGGATTTTTAAGACTTTGCAGTCTATAGTCTGGAAAGATACCAGCTATCAGTGGCCTATCATCGGTTACCGTGACACGGTTAAAGGAATTTCATCCGAAGATATTCATGCTTACATAGATCGTCTTTACCAGCCGCAGTCAATGCTTCTTAGTGTTGTGGGTAAGATTGATCCCGAGGCAGTTGTTAAGGAAGCGGAAAGACTTTGCGGCAGCCGGAAGTCCGTTAATCCGGTTGTTCCGCCCACAGCATTCCCTGTTCCTGCAACCGGTAAGACCACTGTTAAAGTTGTTCCCGGAAAATGGAATAAGGCGTATATCGGCGCGGCTTTTCCCATTCCCGGCTTGAGTTCTTCCCAGATTGCCGGGCTTGAAACCATGTGTGAGCTTCTTGGTGGTGGTGAAACATCCCGCCTTTACCGCAAGTTCAAGTATGAAAAGCGCATGGTGGACAGTATTTCCGTATCATCCCTGACTCTTGAACGGGCCGGGATGCTTTATGTTTTCGCCACACTTGATGCGGATAAAGTTGAAGAGTTCTGGAAGGAGCTTATGATTGAGCTTTCTTCCGTTGATTTTAATGATTTTACTGATCGCGAAATGGATCGCGTGGTAATCAATCTTGAGGATTCCCTGTTTCTGACCAAGGAGACTCTTTCCGGTCTGGCCTCGAAGCTGGGATATTTCCAATTCTTTGAAGGCGGGCAGCAGGCGGAGGAAAATTACCTTTACGATTTGCGCAACATAACCCGTGATCAATTACAGCAGCTTTATGATGAATATTTTGACCCCACAAAGCTGGCTGCCTGCATGCTTATGCCTGAAGGCGTTGAAGCTGATGCTCAGGGTTTTGAAAAAGCTGTTGCCGCGAACTGGCCTGCAAAGACCAAGGCTGCGGCACAAGCGGAAGCTGCCGGTCCGGGTGAAGCTGCAACGATTGAACTGGCTAACGGCAGCAAGCTTGTCTTTATTCCCGATGAAACACTGCCGTACACCGCAATGTCCATGTACTGGGTGGGTGGAGATGCAGATCTAACTCCTGAAGAACAGGGGCTTGCAGCGATGGTTTCCCAGAGCTTGACTCGCGGAACTAAAAGCTTGAATGCCACAGAATTGGAAGATTTTGTCTCTGATCGTGCAGCATCCCTTGGCGCAACTGCCGGGCGTGAAGTCTTTGCTATCAACGCAAAGTTTCCTTCACGTTTTACTGCGGATATGCTGCCGCTCATCAGCGACCTAATTACCAGTCCGCGCTTTGCTGAAGAAGAATTGGATCGCGCTAAGCAGGATCAGGTTTCTGCGATCAAGCGTAAAGAAGACCGTCCTCTGAGTCTTGCGTTCAGGAATATCTTTCCGTTCCTTTATAAGGATGGCAGCTATTCATATTTCCATCTTGGAATGCCCGAGAATGTGGAGAAATTTTCTCGCGATGAGATTGTTGCCTACTGGAAGAAACAATCCTCCCGTCCTTTCGTAATTTCCATTTGTGGTGATTATGACCGTGAAGCTCTTGCGGCTTTTGCAAAGGATTTGGACGGTAAGCTGGTCGTTAAAGATACTGCAGTGGCAGTGCCTGCTCCTCATTGGGGAGTGGAAAAAGATCTGACCATGACCCTGCCGGATCGTAATCAGGCTCACCTGATGGTGATTTTTCCGGTTCCGGGTATGGAAGACGAAGAAGCTACGGCAGGTCTTTCCCTGCTCCGGGCTTCTCTTGCCGGACAGAGCGGGTTACTTTTCCGTGACCTGCGTGACAAGCAGGGCCTCGGTTACACCGTAACAGCCTTTCTCTGGCAGGCACCAAAGACCGGATTCATGGCTTTTTACATTGGAACCAAGCCGGAACAGCTAGAACAGGCTATGGCAGGTTTCGATAAGACCGTGAAGATGCTCAAAGAGAATGATTTGCCGGAAGATGAAATCCTGCGCGCTCGCAACATCCTGCGTGGTGAATACTATCAGGAGCATCAGAGTTTGCTTTCCCGAAGCAGGGAAGCGGCCAGCCTGATCGTAAAGGGATTTGAGCCGAACCTTGACCAAAAGATTATCGAGCGGGCTTCAAAGACAGATGCCGCTCAGGTCCGAGAGTTGATCAATAAATACATCGACTGGGATAATAAATATACTCTGACAGTAAAACCGTAA
- a CDS encoding ATP-binding protein, translated as MSDMNKHHELGELLPAMICEFLPDSTLTYVNKAYCDYFGKNEKELVGYKFLEFLPEDVVDAVKSRYLNLTPDNPVHTHVHEVVRNGEICWHEWTNRAFFNENGQAVRFQAVGQDTSERKLMEQLLKSRLMLREYSTEHSVDVIIGRVLEEIKRLTCCEYAFFHFVESEDFLLDVSEQVKLNSCLQQKYEGEIFNSYLFANWCTECYSKCCSIYNVEIKDSSFNNDLQHDYMQYVLVTPVMYQGEVFAVLALCKQDRTFSKKDTEVVNQLATTAVDAVVHKIMSDALLKSKEQAEAASKVKSEFLANMSHEIRTPINGIMGMLQLLKTTDLDAEQLEYVDYALKSSSRLSSLLIDILDLTMVEAGQLELQIAPFEIAETIDSIRQLFGQEAREKGLVLNFDISPEVPETVDGDALRLQQVLVNLVGNALKFTEHGRVDVEVFLNDKRAKSLLFKVRDTGIGIADDIQDKLFEPFIQGDGSYKRSFQGAGLGLSICKRVLKVMGGEIYVSSVLGKGTVFSFTMPLVTEELDTSAEKDQTLKVLVADDDMVSRFAIQKQLEKMGYEVHIAENGGRALDMLAADEYGLALIDIQMPVVDGVEVISQVRSGAIGEEVRRIPIIAISAYAMSGDAEKFTESGADDYIAKPLLFEDLEKSILNILA; from the coding sequence ATGTCTGACATGAATAAACACCACGAGCTTGGTGAGTTGCTGCCTGCAATGATTTGTGAGTTTTTACCGGATAGTACTCTCACGTATGTAAATAAAGCATATTGCGATTACTTTGGTAAAAATGAAAAAGAGCTTGTGGGATACAAATTTTTAGAGTTTCTACCTGAAGATGTGGTGGATGCTGTTAAAAGCAGATATTTGAATCTTACTCCAGATAATCCGGTCCATACTCATGTTCATGAAGTTGTCAGGAATGGAGAGATTTGCTGGCATGAATGGACGAACCGCGCTTTTTTTAATGAAAATGGTCAGGCTGTTCGGTTTCAGGCTGTTGGACAGGATACATCAGAACGCAAGCTCATGGAGCAATTGCTGAAATCTAGGCTCATGCTTCGTGAATATTCAACCGAACACAGCGTTGATGTAATCATTGGACGTGTACTTGAAGAGATCAAGCGCCTTACTTGTTGTGAATATGCATTTTTTCATTTTGTAGAGTCCGAAGATTTTCTTCTCGATGTTAGTGAGCAGGTTAAGCTTAATTCTTGCTTACAACAGAAATATGAAGGTGAGATATTTAATTCTTACCTGTTCGCTAATTGGTGCACAGAGTGCTATAGCAAATGTTGTTCTATATATAATGTTGAGATTAAAGATAGTTCTTTTAACAATGATTTGCAGCATGATTATATGCAATATGTATTAGTTACTCCTGTCATGTATCAGGGAGAAGTCTTTGCTGTTTTAGCTCTATGTAAACAAGATCGAACTTTTTCAAAAAAAGATACTGAAGTAGTTAATCAGTTGGCTACTACTGCAGTTGATGCTGTCGTTCATAAAATTATGAGCGATGCCTTGTTGAAAAGTAAAGAACAGGCAGAGGCTGCAAGCAAAGTAAAATCAGAATTTCTCGCAAATATGAGCCATGAAATACGCACGCCTATCAACGGGATAATGGGCATGCTCCAACTTTTGAAAACAACTGATCTCGATGCTGAACAATTAGAGTATGTTGACTATGCTTTGAAATCCAGCAGCAGATTAAGCTCATTGCTTATTGATATTCTTGACCTTACGATGGTTGAAGCAGGGCAGCTTGAATTGCAGATAGCTCCTTTTGAGATAGCAGAGACTATTGATTCTATTCGACAATTATTCGGTCAGGAAGCGCGTGAGAAAGGTCTCGTGTTAAATTTTGATATCAGTCCTGAAGTCCCGGAAACCGTTGATGGCGATGCTCTGCGCTTGCAGCAAGTGTTAGTTAATCTTGTAGGTAATGCCTTAAAATTCACCGAACACGGCAGAGTAGATGTTGAAGTATTTCTGAATGATAAACGCGCCAAATCTCTCTTGTTTAAAGTCAGGGATACAGGAATAGGGATTGCTGATGACATACAGGATAAGCTTTTTGAGCCTTTTATTCAGGGGGACGGTAGCTATAAACGCAGTTTCCAAGGTGCAGGCTTGGGATTGTCGATATGCAAGCGGGTTTTAAAGGTGATGGGCGGCGAAATTTATGTTTCCAGTGTATTGGGAAAAGGTACTGTCTTTTCGTTTACGATGCCCCTTGTCACTGAGGAACTTGATACTTCCGCCGAGAAGGATCAAACCTTGAAAGTTTTGGTAGCTGATGATGATATGGTCAGCAGGTTCGCCATCCAAAAGCAGCTGGAAAAAATGGGATATGAAGTCCATATTGCTGAAAATGGAGGGCGAGCTCTGGATATGCTTGCTGCGGATGAATATGGTTTAGCTTTAATCGATATCCAGATGCCTGTAGTGGATGGGGTAGAAGTTATCAGTCAAGTTCGATCCGGTGCAATCGGTGAAGAAGTTCGTCGCATACCCATCATTGCAATTTCTGCGTACGCTATGTCCGGTGATGCTGAAAAATTTACGGAATCAGGTGCAGACGACTATATTGCCAAGCCTTTACTCTTTGAAGATTTAGAGAAATCCATATTGAATATTCTAGCTTAA
- a CDS encoding alpha-hydroxy-acid oxidizing protein, translating into MKEVRDNARELMKGYCKVCPVCNGKACVGEVPGMGGLGTAASFKNNVKALENLKLNMRTIHEFSEPDTSVNVMGIDLDIPVIAAPIGGVEFNMGGKVSELDYVTNKLKGCKNKGIIGCTGDGVPPFIHESGFAAIKDVDGHGIPFIKPWEDKELNEKLQKAEETGCKIIGMDIDAAGLITLKKMGRPVTPKCMRKLREIIESVNADFILKGIMTPDEARMAIDAGAKGIVVSNHGGRVLDSCPGTAEVLFEISRAVAGQCAVMVDGGVRTGIDVLKMLALGADAVMIGRPFSIATVGGLQEGVEKYIDQLKAELTAAIVLTGTEKASFVDIRALYR; encoded by the coding sequence ATGAAAGAAGTACGCGATAACGCAAGAGAATTAATGAAAGGCTACTGCAAAGTCTGTCCTGTTTGTAACGGTAAAGCCTGCGTGGGTGAAGTCCCCGGCATGGGCGGCCTCGGAACTGCAGCCAGCTTCAAAAACAACGTAAAAGCACTCGAAAACCTTAAGCTGAACATGCGTACCATCCACGAATTCAGCGAACCGGATACTTCTGTTAATGTAATGGGCATCGACCTTGATATTCCGGTCATTGCCGCCCCCATCGGCGGTGTCGAATTCAATATGGGTGGTAAGGTCAGTGAGCTTGACTACGTCACCAACAAACTCAAAGGCTGCAAAAACAAAGGCATCATCGGTTGTACCGGGGACGGCGTGCCTCCCTTTATCCATGAAAGCGGCTTTGCGGCTATCAAGGATGTAGACGGACACGGCATCCCTTTTATCAAGCCGTGGGAAGATAAAGAACTGAACGAGAAACTCCAGAAGGCAGAAGAAACCGGATGTAAAATTATCGGTATGGATATCGATGCAGCCGGATTGATCACCCTGAAGAAAATGGGTCGCCCGGTTACTCCGAAATGCATGCGTAAACTGCGCGAAATCATCGAATCCGTAAATGCCGACTTCATCCTTAAAGGTATCATGACCCCTGACGAAGCACGCATGGCTATTGATGCCGGAGCTAAAGGTATAGTTGTTTCCAACCATGGAGGTCGCGTACTCGACTCCTGCCCCGGTACTGCAGAGGTTCTCTTCGAAATATCCCGTGCGGTTGCCGGACAGTGTGCTGTAATGGTTGATGGCGGAGTAAGAACCGGTATCGATGTGCTCAAGATGCTGGCTCTCGGTGCTGATGCAGTTATGATAGGACGTCCCTTCTCAATTGCCACCGTAGGCGGCCTGCAAGAAGGCGTTGAAAAATACATCGACCAGCTCAAAGCGGAACTCACTGCGGCTATAGTCCTTACCGGGACAGAAAAGGCCAGCTTCGTAGATATCAGAGCATTGTATCGCTAA
- a CDS encoding PLP-dependent aminotransferase family protein, translating into MPVKFADRMSTVHRSFIREILKVTEDASIISFAGGLPNPELFPVADLEAAAVKVMRESGPQSMQYSTTEGFQPLRQYIADRYMEKKGIKVDADEILITSGSQQCLDLLGKVFLNAGDNVVIERPGYLGAIQSFSVFESNFLTVGLEEDGPDLAELERVLDENEAKMFYAVTNFQNPSGLTYSAAKRQGVADILKGRDVLFVEDDPYGELRFMGDFEKPVVRGYLEENGILLGSFSKVAAPGFRLGWMVCGGEMRDKLIIAKQASDLHTSTFAQRVMHQYVTDNPLDNHIEKIRERYGNQRAAMVQAIEEYFPAEAKVTRPEGGMFLWVTLPEGMSSMDLFDEAIKNKVAFVPGRPFYVDGSGENTFRLNFSNSDEEHIVEGIKRLGAGIKDFLSKA; encoded by the coding sequence ATGCCCGTTAAATTTGCAGACCGTATGTCTACTGTACACAGGTCTTTTATCCGCGAAATTCTGAAAGTAACTGAAGATGCTTCAATTATTTCTTTTGCCGGAGGCTTGCCCAATCCCGAACTTTTTCCTGTAGCCGACCTTGAGGCAGCTGCTGTTAAAGTTATGCGTGAAAGCGGTCCGCAGTCCATGCAGTATTCTACAACTGAAGGTTTTCAGCCTTTGCGTCAGTATATTGCTGATCGTTACATGGAGAAGAAAGGCATTAAGGTCGATGCTGATGAAATTTTGATTACTTCAGGTTCACAGCAGTGTCTGGACTTGCTGGGCAAGGTCTTTCTTAATGCCGGGGATAATGTTGTAATCGAACGTCCCGGTTATCTCGGCGCTATTCAGTCCTTTTCCGTTTTTGAATCAAACTTCCTTACCGTAGGGCTGGAAGAAGACGGTCCTGACCTTGCCGAGTTGGAAAGAGTGCTGGATGAGAACGAAGCTAAGATGTTCTACGCTGTAACCAACTTCCAGAATCCTTCGGGTCTGACTTACAGTGCTGCAAAGCGTCAGGGCGTGGCAGATATTCTCAAAGGTCGTGATGTCCTTTTCGTAGAGGATGATCCTTACGGTGAACTCCGGTTTATGGGTGATTTTGAAAAGCCTGTTGTGCGCGGCTACCTTGAAGAGAATGGAATTCTTCTCGGTTCTTTCTCCAAGGTTGCAGCGCCTGGCTTCCGTCTCGGCTGGATGGTCTGTGGCGGGGAAATGCGTGATAAACTGATTATCGCTAAACAGGCTTCCGACTTGCACACCAGCACATTCGCACAGCGTGTTATGCATCAGTATGTTACAGATAATCCGCTTGATAACCATATTGAGAAGATTCGCGAACGCTATGGAAACCAGCGTGCAGCTATGGTGCAGGCTATTGAGGAATATTTCCCGGCTGAGGCCAAAGTTACCCGTCCTGAAGGAGGGATGTTTCTTTGGGTAACCTTGCCGGAAGGAATGTCTTCCATGGACCTTTTTGATGAAGCCATCAAGAACAAGGTTGCCTTTGTTCCCGGTCGTCCTTTCTACGTGGATGGCAGCGGTGAGAATACTTTCCGCCTCAACTTCTCAAACTCTGATGAAGAGCATATCGTAGAAGGCATTAAGCGTCTTGGCGCTGGAATTAAGGATTTTTTGAGTAAGGCATAA
- a CDS encoding sulfite exporter TauE/SafE family protein, with amino-acid sequence MLSTLLIFVVLGIFAGILAGLLGIGGGLVIVPILVFTLPPLGIPEVHLMHIALGTSLASIIFTSISSMRSHNKRGAVRWDIFKTITPGIILGTFLGSLSTSFMNTNFLKGIFVVFLYYVASQMLFGLKPKASRQVPGFQGLFVAGNVIGIFSSLVGIGGGTLSVPFLTMCNIVIHTAIGTAAAIGLPIAIAGTAGYVWTGIGVEGLPPYCFGYVYLPALIGIVSASMLTAPIGVRLAHSLPVDRLKKIFAILLIVVATRMLISIF; translated from the coding sequence ATGCTCTCTACCTTACTTATTTTTGTTGTTCTTGGTATTTTCGCAGGAATACTTGCCGGACTGCTCGGCATCGGCGGAGGACTGGTCATCGTACCGATCCTTGTCTTCACCCTCCCCCCGCTGGGTATCCCGGAAGTACACTTAATGCACATTGCGCTGGGAACCTCCCTTGCAAGCATCATCTTTACTTCCATATCCAGTATGCGTTCCCACAATAAACGCGGAGCTGTGCGCTGGGACATTTTCAAGACCATCACTCCGGGCATCATTCTCGGTACATTTCTCGGTTCGCTGTCCACATCGTTCATGAACACCAATTTCCTGAAAGGCATCTTTGTCGTTTTCCTCTACTACGTGGCTTCACAGATGCTCTTTGGACTCAAACCCAAAGCTTCCAGACAGGTGCCGGGCTTTCAGGGACTTTTTGTAGCAGGCAACGTGATCGGCATTTTTTCCAGTCTTGTAGGTATCGGCGGCGGAACACTTTCCGTTCCTTTCCTGACCATGTGCAATATCGTCATCCACACTGCCATCGGTACAGCTGCGGCAATCGGCCTGCCCATCGCTATCGCCGGGACTGCCGGATATGTCTGGACCGGAATCGGTGTTGAAGGACTTCCTCCATACTGCTTCGGCTATGTTTACCTGCCCGCCTTGATCGGTATCGTTTCAGCTAGTATGCTGACCGCTCCCATCGGTGTTCGACTGGCGCACAGCCTGCCTGTGGATAGACTCAAGAAAATTTTTGCAATCCTGCTTATAGTTGTAGCAACCAGAATGCTGATTTCTATTTTTTAA
- a CDS encoding YigZ family protein has translation MANQAYPVPLKSIRTEESIKKSRFICDIKTVSTREEAKEFIASIKSEFPDARHHCSAFIAGPPQTGGMGMSDDGEPQGTAGKPMLQVLQGSGIGDIAAVVTRYFGGIKLGTGGLVRAYSGAVQQGLEALEVVMKVPMRILTLEISYAQEGMLRRMLDEYRAEIEEQSFGASLMFTLIMPSDQVEAFCARIIEDTNGTAELLVEEEDIWR, from the coding sequence ATGGCTAACCAAGCATATCCAGTTCCTCTAAAAAGTATCCGCACCGAAGAATCCATAAAAAAAAGCCGATTTATCTGTGACATCAAAACGGTAAGCACACGAGAAGAGGCAAAAGAGTTTATCGCCTCAATTAAAAGCGAGTTCCCTGATGCCCGTCACCACTGCTCTGCTTTCATAGCCGGCCCACCCCAGACAGGGGGCATGGGCATGAGTGATGATGGAGAACCGCAAGGAACAGCTGGCAAACCCATGCTGCAAGTACTGCAAGGCAGCGGCATTGGAGATATTGCAGCAGTGGTTACAAGATATTTTGGAGGGATAAAACTCGGAACCGGAGGACTTGTGCGCGCCTATTCCGGTGCAGTGCAGCAGGGACTGGAAGCACTTGAAGTAGTCATGAAAGTCCCCATGCGTATACTGACTCTCGAAATTTCATACGCACAGGAAGGCATGCTCCGCCGCATGCTCGATGAGTATCGGGCCGAGATAGAAGAACAGTCTTTCGGAGCCAGCCTGATGTTTACTCTGATCATGCCCTCGGATCAGGTGGAAGCTTTTTGCGCAAGAATTATTGAAGATACAAATGGGACAGCAGAGCTGTTGGTGGAAGAAGAAGATATTTGGAGATAA
- a CDS encoding DVU0772 family protein — protein sequence MGSLRDYKNWDIDWEMTPEDAVTLYLEWGNHPWDSKFAPVTSKNDYTNYFTVYLWDDKPRVLFVRRNSEEARELMSIELPKDIAERFRKSVGGLKGNYPVNAEVREWIETQMNN from the coding sequence ATGGGAAGCCTTAGAGATTACAAGAACTGGGATATCGATTGGGAAATGACTCCTGAAGATGCTGTAACCCTGTACCTTGAGTGGGGTAACCATCCTTGGGATTCCAAGTTTGCACCGGTAACTTCCAAGAATGACTATACAAACTATTTCACCGTTTATCTGTGGGACGACAAGCCGAGAGTGCTGTTCGTACGCAGGAACTCGGAAGAGGCTCGTGAGCTGATGAGCATTGAACTGCCTAAGGACATTGCTGAAAGGTTCAGGAAGTCAGTCGGCGGACTGAAGGGAAATTATCCCGTGAACGCCGAAGTAAGAGAATGGATTGAAACACAGATGAATAATTAG